A single window of Labeo rohita strain BAU-BD-2019 chromosome 4, IGBB_LRoh.1.0, whole genome shotgun sequence DNA harbors:
- the asb13a.1 gene encoding ankyrin repeat and SOCS box protein 13a.1, whose protein sequence is MELTAARSTFYGDIGHWADRTPVHEAASLGRALQLKQLIEAGASVNIVSVDNFTPLHDACIQAHPKCVQILLEAGAQVDVRTIHGSTPLCHACAAGSIESVKLLVDHGASINPSLTALTASPLHEACIRGNPDCVQLMIDKGALLEAFDIYFGTPLHAACAKAHFDCALLLLNAGARVNATKFHETALHHAARAERVDLVELLVEFGGDVNITDNLGHKPRDYTKLESPASLCLLHYESNPLSLQQLCRIVLRTVLGTRALELIPKLDISQRIIDYLIYKVP, encoded by the exons ATGGAACTCACCGCTGCCAGATCAACGTTTTATGGAGACATCG GTCATTGGGCTGATCGCACGCCGGTACATGAGGCTGCGTCTCTAGGTCGAGCTCTGCAGTTAAAGCAGCTGATAGAAGCAGGAGCATCCGTTAATATCGTGTCTGTGGATAACTTCACCCCTCTGCATGATGCTTGCATCCAAGCCCATCCAAAGTGTGTTCAGATACTGCTGGAGGCAGGAGCTCAG GTGGATGTGCGCACCATCCATGGCAGTACTCCTCTCTGTCACGCCTGTGCTGCTGGCAGCATAGAAAGTGTCAAGCTGCTGGTGGATCACGGAGCATCAATCAACCCTTCCCTGACTGCTCTGACCGCTTCACCCCTCCATGAGGCCTGCATACGAG GTAACCCAGACTGTGTGCAGCTTATGATAGACAAGGGAGCGCTGTTGGAGGCCTTTGACATTTACTTTGGGACGCCGTTACATGCTGCCTGTGCTAAAGCTCACTTTGACTGCGCCCTGCTGCTGCTCAATGCag GTGCAAGGGTGAATGCCACCAAGTTCCATGAGACGGCACTGCATCATGCGGCGAGGGCTGAGAGAGTGGACCTGGTGGAGCTGCTGGTGGAGTTTGGTGGAGATGTTAATATAACTGATAACTTGGGTCACAAACCTAGAGACTATACAAAACTGGAATCTCCTGCCAGTCTCTGTCTGCTTCACTATGAGA GTAACCCTCTGTCTCTGCAGCAGCTGTGCCGTATTGTCCTAAGGACTGTGTTGGGCACCAGAGCTCTGGAGCTGATCCCTAAACTGGACATTTCACAGCGCATCATTGATTACCTCATTTATAAAGTTCCCTAG
- the gdi2 gene encoding rab GDP dissociation inhibitor beta produces the protein MNEEYDVIVLGTGLTECILSGIMSVKGKKVLHMDRNSYYGGESASITPLEDLFKRFSLPGSPPESMGKGRDWNVDLIPKFLMANGQLVRMLLITQVTRYLDFKVIEGSFVYKKGSIYKVPSTETEALASSLMGLFEKRRFRKFLVFVANFDENDPKTLEGVDPKKTTMRDVYKKFDLGQDVVDFTGHALALYRTDDYLDQPCIETINRIKLYSESLARYGKSPYLYPLYGLGELPQGFARLSAIYGGTYMLNKPIEEIIVENGKVVGVKSEGEIARCKQLICDPSYVMDRVSKVGQVIRVICIMSHPIKNTSDANSCQIIIPQNQVNRKHDIYVCMISYAHNVAAQGKYIAIVSTTVETSDPEKEIKPALDLLEPVEQKFVSISDLYAPTDVGSDSQVFISRSYDATTHFETTCDDIKDIYKRMTGTEFDFAEMERKKNDIFGDGADQ, from the exons atgaatgaagaatacGACGTTATCGTGTTGGGAACCGGGCTGACG GAATGCATCCTGTCCGGGATCATGTCCGTGAAGGGGAAGAAGGTTCTGCACATGGACAGGAACTCGTACTATGGAGGGGAGAGTGCCTCCATCACCCCTCTGGAGGAT TTGTTCAAGCGTTTCAGCCTTCCTGGCAGCCCTCCCGAGTCCATGGGAAAGGGCCGTGACTGGAACGTGGACCTCATTCCGAAATTTCTAATGGCCAATG GTCAGCTGGTCCGTATGCTGTTGATCACACAGGTGACGCGTTACCTGGACTTCAAAGTGATTGAGGGCAGCTTCGTCTACAAAAAGGGCAGCATCTACAAAGTGCCCTCCACTGAGACTGAAGCTCTGGCATCCA GCCTCATGGGACTTTTTGAGAAGAGGCGATTCAGGAAGTTCCTCGTGTTTGTTGCCAACTTTGATGAAAATGACCCAAAGACCTTGGAGGGAGTGGACCCAAAAAAGACCACCATGCGAGATGTGTACAAAAAGTTCGACCTCGGGCAAGACGTTGTCGACTTCACCGGCCACGCTCTCGCACTCTACCGCACAGATGA ctACCTGGATCAGCCCTGCATAGAGACGATAAACAGGATTAAGTTGTACAGCGAGTCTTTGGCGAGGTATGGAAAAAGTCCATATCTGTATCCTCTCTATGGCCTGGGAGAGCTGCCCCAAGGTTTCGCCAG ATTAAGTGCCATTTATGGAGGAACCTACATGCTGAACAAGCCCATTGAGGAGATTATTGTAGAGAACGGCAAAGTGGTGGGCGTCAAATCTGAGGGAGAG ATCGCTCGCTGTAAGCAGCTGATTTGCGACCCCAGCTATGTCATGGACCGAGTCAGCAAGGTGGGTCAGGTGATCCGGGTCATCTGCATCATGAGCCACCCCATCAAGAACACCAGCGATGCCAACTCCTGCCAGATCATTATCCCTCAGAACCAGGTCAACAGGAAGCACG ATATCTACGTGTGCATGATCTCTTACGCACACAACGTGGCAGCCCAGGGTAAATACATAGCCATAGTCAGCACAACTGTGGAGACCAGCGACCCTGAGAAAGAGATCAAACCAGCCCTGGATCTTTTGGAGCCGGTTGAGCAGAA ATTTGTGAGCATTAGTGATCTGTATGCACCAACCGATGTGGGATCTGACAGTCAG GTCTTTATCTCTCGCTCCTACGATGCCACGACCCACTTCGAGACGACCTGCGACGACATCAAAGACATCTACAAGCGAATGACGGGCACAGAGTTCGACTTTGCCGAAATGGAACGCAAGAAGAACGACATCTTCGGCGACGGTGCTGACCAGTAA
- the ankrd16 gene encoding ankyrin repeat domain-containing protein 16 yields the protein MEEESTLKHLIKAVQHGELCTVRQQLSEHVNKQTVIYTHFGKSGDTLLHYAARHGHMDILRYLVEELNMDIEVYNNDYKRALHEASSMSHYECVRYLIARGAKIDSLKKADWTPLMMACTRRNLEVILELLNHGADPMLQNKDGWNSFHIACREGDPAIIHHLLLAKPETWKTKSKTSRTPLHTAAMHGCENTVKILLQSCSYEPDEKDSCGVTPFMDAIRNGHIAIAKLLLENQQASPSAVDILGAQPLHQASVTAQEEALSFLVRNLGIDINSKATKLELTALHYAAKEGHTSTIKTLLALGADLHARDTKGRSALHMACIGQHVDAVRMLLQLGLTDTEDDTGNTARQYARKTHIKEVFESLEM from the exons ATGGAGGAAGAAAGCACATTAAAGCACTTAATCAAAGCAGTTCAACATGGAGAGCTGTGCACAGTCAGACAGCAACTCAGTGAGCACGTCAACAAGCAGACTGTCATCTATACTCATTTTGGGAAATCTGGAGATACTTTACTGCACTATGCTGCCAGACATGGACACATGGACATTTTGCGTTATTTAGTAGAGGAGCTCAACATGGACATTGAGGTGTACAACAACGACTACAAGAGAGCTCTGCATGAGGCTTCTTCCATGAGTCATTATGAGTGTGTGCGGTATCTCATTGCAAGAGGAGCGAAAATAGACAGTTTGAAGAAAGCAGACTG GACCCCTCTTATGATGGCCTGTACCCGACGAAACCTTGAGGTCATTTTGGAGCTGCTGAATCACGGTGCTGACCCAATGCTGCAGAACAAGGATGGATGGAACTCATTCCACATTGCATGCAGAGAAGGAGATCCAGCAATCATACACCACCTCCTACTGGCCAAACCCGAGACTTGGAAAACAAAGAGCAAGACTAGCAGGACGCCCCTCCACACTGCTG CTATGCACGGCTGTGAGAATACAGTGAAGATTCTGCTTCAAAG TTGTAGCTATGAGCCTGACGAAAAGGACAGCTGTGGAGTCACACCATTTATGGATGCCATAAGAAATGGACACATAGCCATTGCTAAATTGCTTCTTGAGAATCAGCAG GCATCTCCCTCAGCAGTAGATATACTCGGTGCGCAGCCCTTACACCAGGCCTCTGTAACTGCTCAGGAAGAAGCACTTTCTTTCCTCGTGCGTAATCTTGGTAtcgatataaactcaaaagcCACAAAGCTGGAGCTGACTGCATTGCACTACGCCGCAAAG GAAGGTCACACAAGCACCATAAAAACACTGCTCGCCCTGGGCGCTGATCTACATGCAAGAGACACAAAAGGAAGATCAG CTCTACATATGGCCTGCATTGGACAGCATGTGGACGCCGTTAGGATGCTGCTACAATTGGGACTCACAGATACTGAAGACGACACAGGCAACACAGCAAGACAGTATGCCAGAAAAACTCACATTAAAGAAGTGTTCGAAAGTCTGGAAATGTAA